A window of Rosa rugosa chromosome 7, drRosRugo1.1, whole genome shotgun sequence genomic DNA:
CAAGAGGTATCCTCCCACTCGATGTCACCGTGGGGGAAAAGACAAACATGACGGCTTTCTTCGTGGTCGATTCATCTGCTCATTACAATGCATTGCTTGGCCACGATTGGATTCACCAAAATATGTGTGTACCTTCTTCCCTGCATCAAGTTTTAATCTTCTGGCATGGCGACAAAATTGAAGTCATTCCAGCAGACAATAACCCATTTCAGGCATCCACCAATGTAGTGGAAGCAAGGTTTTACGAGGATGATATTGGTTATTTCACTTTCAGTGGACAAGATAGCAAGGGCCGACCTACCCAAGTTACGGCCCAGAAGATTGTCAACCTAGGGGTTGAGGATGTTTTGCAAGACGCAGAGCGTCCAACCTTGGTTGACCTATTCAAGGACAATATCAATGTCTAGAGACCCAAGGTCTCTAGAAAGAAAAGCCGCAGTCCGATCTATTTTAGGAAGTTTGCTGGCCTATTGGGCCGACAGGACTACCAAGTCTAACTCGGCCATCAACTTGATAGAATATATTACAGAACAACAGGAAGAAGAACTACAGTTGGAAGATATCGGCCCAGCCCCGGCCGAATTGGAAGATACTGAAGCCGAAACTCAAGATCTCGTAGATCAAATTAACTTGGGAGACGAGGATAACCCTTGGCTGATCTCTATCAGTAGACTTCTCAATCTAGAACTGCGAACAGCGATGGAGGCATTATTACGAGAATACAAAGATTGTTTTGCATGGGAGTACCATGAAATGCCTGGGCTTGATAGAAGTTTAGTAGAACATGTGTTACCTCTTAGAGACGATTGTAAACCTTATAAACAAGCTCCTCGGCGATGTTCCGCCGAGgtacaaattgaaatgaaagaggaaattGAAAGATTGTTACATGCTAAATTTATTAGACCTGCTAGATATGTGGAATGGGTTTCTAACGCTGTACCtgtaagaaagaaaaatggcaaGATGAGAGTATGCGTTGACTTCAGAAACTTGAACTTGGCAACTCCAAAAGACGAATATCCTATGCCAATGGCCGATCTCTTAATTGATGGAGCGGCCCAGCACGAAATATTATCTTTCATGGATGGTCATGCCGGCTATAATCAAATATTTGTAGCCAAAGAGGATGTACATAAAACCGCCTTCAGGTGCCCCGGCTTTGTTGGAACCTTTGAATGGGTAGTGATGCCTTTCGGTTTAAAGAATGCCGGAGCGACTTATCAAAGGGCTATGAACGCCATTTTTCACGATTTACTTGGCAAAACTGTGGAGGTGTACATAGATGACATAGTTGTTAAATCAAAAACCCGATCGGGACATCTAGCCGATCTTGAGCAAACATTCAAACGTATGCGAAAACACAAACTTAAAATGAACCCCAAGAAGTGTGTTTTCGGAGTATCAGCGGGGAATTTTCTAGGTTTTCTCATTCACCAACGGGGAATTGAAGTCGACCAACATAAGGCTAAAGCCATTATCGCCGCACCCGCTCCTTCTAACAAACAACAGCTACAATCATTCCTTGGTCAGGTTAATTTTCTTAGACGATTCATCTCTAACTTGGCCGGTAAACTTCGGCCTTTCTCTTCTCTACTTAAGTTGAAAATTGGAGATGAGTACAAGTGGGAGCCAGAACACCAAAAAGCTTTCGACGAACTCAAGAAGTATTTAACACAACCCCCAGTGTTAGTACCTCCACAGAAAGGAAAGCCGCTGAAGCTCTATATCGCGGCCACAGCTGAATCAATTGGGAGCATGTTGGCTCAAGACAATGATCAAGGAAAGGAACAAACCATCCATTATTTGAGCAGAATCCTCACACCTGTTGAGATAAGATATTCGCCGATTGAAAAACTGTGCCTCGTGCTCTACTTTTCGGCGATTAAATTACGACATTATATGTTACCATCAGTTGTTCATATAATTTCACAAACGGATTTAATTAAATATATGCTGACTCGACCGATCATCAAAGGCCGAATTGGAAAATGGACAATGGCACTTTCTGAATTTACTTTCAAATACGTGGCTCAGAAGTCAGTCAAAGGCcagacattggctcaatttcttgCTGACCACCCTTCTGTTGAAATTGAAGATATGGAGAACGTTGAAATAGATACTGCACAAGTCGGACAGATGTATCACGAGCCTTGACTACTATATTTTGATGGCTCAAGCACCAGTGACTCCGCCGGGGCAGGGATAGTGATTGAATCTCCAACCGGCCAAAAGCATCAATATGCCTtcaaattggactttgactGCACAAATAACCAGGCAGAATATGAAGCCTTAATAATTGGTCTGGAAGTATTGGAAGAACTTAGAGCAACACGAGTTAAGGTGTTTGGAGATTCCCTGCTAGTCATCAATCAAATGCTCTAGGTTTTTAGATGTTCAAATCTCTCGTTGGCCACTTATTATGCCGCAGCACAACAATTGCTTAGTTGTTTTCATGATGTGGAATTTCACCATCTGCCGCGAGCACTCAATCGTGAAGCGAATGAAATGGCTCAAATTGCTTCTGGTGTCTGCATCCCGGAAGGCCAGACTAACAAAATCATCacaattgagagaaaatcgttgCCATCTTTGGCCGAGAGAGGTATGCCGGCTGATGTCTTCGAGCTGGATGTACCACTTGGTGATTGAAGATTTTACATAATCCAACACCTTTTGATGAAAACTGATGGAGGTGGGAGCCGAAAGATCAAAATGTTATCTAGCAAATTCACTATTAAAAATGGTGAACTGCTGAGGAAAAGTCCTGATGATGACCTCCTTCTTCGTTGCCTTGGCTCTGACGATGCCCAGCTCGTAATGGCTGAAGTTCATGAGGGTATTTGCGGAGCACACCAGGCTGGGCTTAAAATGAGGTGGTTAATTAGGAGACATGGCTACTACTGGCCAACTATTCTTAAAGACTGTATTGAGTATGCTCGAGGTTGTGCTCCATGCCAACTTCACGGATCCATTCAGAGAGTTCCAGCTTTCCCCATGAATCCAATAGTCAAGCCATGGCCTTTTCGGGGTTGGGCAATGGATATCATTAGCCAAATCTCTCCCCCGTCTTCCAAACAGCACAGATGAATTCTGGTAGCCACAGACTACTTTACAAAATGGGTTGAAGCCGTTCCCTTCACCTCCATAAGTAGTGCCGAGGTGCTCAAATTCATTGAGCAAAACATCATTCACCGCTTCGGTATTCCAGAAACTATAACAACTGACCGAGGATCGGTATTCATAGCTGAAGCCGTCATCACACGGATGGCCGAGTATAAGATTACAATGCAGCAATCGACACCCTATTATGCTCAGGCTAATGGACAGGCTGAGGCCACAAACAAGGTCCTCATCCAAATTGTGGAAAAGATGATTCAGGAAAATCCGCGTGATTGGCACAATCTTCTATCCGAAACTTTATGGGCTTATCGGACCTCCAAACGCTCGGCTACAGGGACAACTCCTTTTGCTCTGACTTATGGACATGACGCAATTTTACCAATGGAAATGACAGTCAGATCATTGAGAGTCGCAATGCAAAATAATCTAACGGCCGACGAATATAGTCAGGCAATGTTACAAGAACTAGAAGATCTTGACCAGGCACGGTTGGATGCATATGATCGGCTTCAGGCTCAAAAGAAGGCTGTCGCTCGTGCTTACAATAAAAAGACCAGATACAAGAGTTTTGGGGAAGGCgagttggtttggaaagcagtGTTACCCATCGGCACGAAGGATCCCAGATTTGGAAAATGGTCACCAAATTGGGAGGGTCCGTTTATTATTGACAAAGTTCTCGGAAAAGGAGCATATCATTTACGGGATAAAGATGGCGAACGACACGCAATGCCTATTAATGGCCAGTACCTAAAGAAATATTATCCCACAATGTGGGAAGCGAGAGCTACTGAGTAATGGTGTGACCAAGTCGGCTACTAGCTTATAATGTGTATTTGTTTAGGCCGTCTTATTTTTATCAGTTTGTTTGCTTGACCATTGTGCTTCGTATGTACTTACCATTACAGGATATTATCTATACATGACACAACAAGGTTTATGATAATTTATTGACAAGCAAATAATTAGTTTTTCATCGGCCCATAAGTTTCCAATAtttccaaaaacaaacaaaaaaaaaccggCCAATGGCCGCCAAAAGGGCCACCTACATAAATCATCCTTGCTCGGCCAATAAAGCTTTAAGAGCCCCCAAGGTAAAACCAGTGTCTAGAAGGTCACTCTCAAGTTGTATACACTTAGGCTCGGAATTTTTCAATTCGGCCTCTATCTTTTTCAGTTGTTCTTGGCTTTGGAAACACTGCTTACTCCTTTGAAGAAGCTTTTCTACCACTTCTTGTCTCTCTTGTTTCAAGGACGCCAATTGTCTTTCCACCTCATTTATCTTGCTGTCGAGAGACTGCACAACCCGTTTTTGCTCCATACACCACCCAAACTCAGGAACCATGGCTTTCTTCATGTGCTCACAAGCCAAGGTTTGTTGCCTccttttttctatttcttgatAAGAGCCGGCTACACGAGATATTTTTTGGGTCAACACTTCTAGCTTCTCATAAATGAGGGCTACCTTGGACGGGGCAAAGTATTTGGCTCCAAGCAACAAATCCATGGCCGCTTTCACTTTTGGTAGTTGGTCTGTTTCCACAAATTCTTTCAATGGCTGCGATAAAGTTCTATTTACCACCTTCAGCGCCCCATCAATTTCCTCCCTTGACGTGGCTTGAGAGGTAGGTACTTGTGGGATGGCCAAGAAGCATTCGGGTTGGGTTAAGGCATCGGCCGAAAATGCCCTCATGAAAGCTTGCAGTTCGGCTTCAAACCCTTGGTTACATTCCTACAATGTCAGCCACTAACAATTAGGTCTTCAGCATGATAGAAATGAGGCAATCACAAAAAAATGTTTGGTGCATACTTACCGGCTCGTTAGCCGACACCAGTTTCTCACTAAGAGACGAAGTCACTGACAAGGGAGTACTGCCCTGTGTTGACGTTTGCGCGAGTACAAGTGTCTCCTTCTCAATATTCATTGTCACAACTTCACTTTCAGCTACTCTCTCAGAAGACACTATCTCCCCCATAGGTTCATCACCAACTGGTTGGCCGTCTTTATCGGTGGTTAGCTCCACGGATTCCTCTGTTTCGCTAGGAATGGCATTTTGGATGCTTGCTAACTGTAGATTCATGATACCAAATATGTCATATATGTAATCAAGATACAGTCCCCTTACTCCCTTTGATGATCTACCATACCTTGCGTATGTCTGGACAGTTTCGTTTAGGCAAACACAATTCTTCTTCACTTTCAGAGGATTGCTCATCTTGCTTCGCCGATTGTTTAGATGGAGGAGATTGAGACGTTGAGGACCTAGTGACACCATCTGAAGACAGAATAACAAAGTCAATAGTCATCGGCCATGATTCTTTACATAACGGCCGACTGCAATTCAAATTGATTTCGGCCTACCTTTGGCCGAATCGGTGGCCGAACTAGGGATGGCCTTTCTCTTTTTGCCAACTCTAGTACAGTTCTTCAAAGACTCTTGGCCACCTACAATCATCAAACCACAAATTGGTGAACAACATCACTACATGTGTATAAATGAAAGGAtacttgggggggggggggggggggcaacaACTTACTTATAGTTGGGATAGCTTTGGCAACTTTGCTTGTTGTCTTACCACGCTTTACAGCTTTTGGCTTTTCTTGTGCCCATGGATTTCCTGCAAAAGCCGATCGCTTAGCTGATACTAACCCATCTTTAAAACGGCTACCTACTCGTTTCATCCACCACTCTCTGAAATGAGAAGAGCTCTTGCTAGTTGCTACCCTTGTCTTCATGGCGAAGCTCATGTTAAACCGAAAAGCCTTATTATTCTGCTCAATGTCATCCTTGGTGGAGAAAACTGCTCGTAAAGAACTATATCGGTTGGACGACTCTGGAACTGGAGCAGGTATAGCTTGAAAATATCCCAACTGACGACTGAAATATGATGGTGCATATAACTCCACTCCACGTTTAAGTGTCTTACCAGACAGAGCACCCCAGAAGAGATCCCTCATACCTATTGCACTCTTCCAAGCTAAACATGCACTTTTCCATTTCGAATCACTTTCTGAGATGGGTTGGCTGATATCCATGGCCAGATAGGGTGGATACTTCCTGCCGAAACAAACGGCATACTGTTCTGCTGAGAATTCTGGACACTTGAACAACATCTCAAAACACTCTTCAGCCGAATGAGGAAGTAAGTCAAGCGGCGCCAACTGTTGTCCAATAGTGTGGTCTGCGGCCAATGCTAAACCCGGTTGTCTAAAAGCGGGAAAATAAGTGTGCAACCACAACTGAAAAATCCACAATGGCCCAGACCAATTTGGATTCAGTCCTTCGGTCACACAATGGTGAAGACATCTGTACAAGTGGGCAAGCACAAAAGAACCAAGAGCTAATGGCTGATCGCTCTCTTGCACTTCTTTACTTGCTAATGCTTCAGCCAACTTGTAATATTCCACATTCACTTTTCTAGAAGTCGTGCACACTAAGAACTTGCATATCCAAACGGCAAGAAAACCAGCATGCTCTACAGGAGTAACTTCTGTTGTCTCATGTTGGctttcctctttttcttctaGGCTGTTGTCCCCACTCACTGACTTACTCATCAAGCCGTTGTTAAACACCTCAATCCATGTATTAAAATTAGCAACGGCTGGTCTACCCTTACTTCGATCTCTTAGCTCGCAACCAAGATCAATGTCGAACTTTCCTTCTGCAAGTACAATGTCCACCACTTGCCCATGTGGCGGCAAGCCTATAATGGCCGCTATGTCAATCAAGGTAGGACTAAGTGCACCAAATTGAAGCTCCAGAGAGTTTGTTTGTGAACTCCAAAAACACATAGCGGCAGCCAGCAAGGAGCGGTCACAAGGCATGGTAATGGTAGAAAGCTTGATGGCGTCATAGATCCCAAGTTGTTTCCATACATCCCCAAATCGCTTCTCGACTCGTTCGACCCATGGAAGCCAATTGGCCGTTTCACTAGGCCATTTTCCAGGTTTTGTGCTCCATGCTCCCCATGCTTTTCCTTCACTGAAGTAACTAGAATCGTCTACTTCATGCTGGCTCAATACTTTCTCCACATCGGCCGGTACCTCACCATAGAAGCTTGGGCCAAGTTGACGTACCCCACCTTCATTCGGGACTCGTTGTGTTATTCTATTCATGAAGGCCGAGGCATTCTTTTCAGTGGCTTGGCTTACTGCTTCTGCGAATGCAAATGAGCGTCTGGTAATACTTTTCTGTCTGCTTTCATAATTGTCTTCTCCGGTCCCTTTCGCAGCCATTGCTTCACCGACCCAATCCTACAAGATATAGAGCATTATTGGTTAGCACATCATGTTGCTCGGTGTACACCAAGTTTCTGGTTATTCGGTGAGATTCGCCGAAAAACCACGAAACTTGGGAGGGGCAAAGGCATATTACATACATATGAGCCAAAATGGCGTCAATAAAATGTTAAATTTCAAGACGTACAAATGCAGGGTGCAGCCAGCAATAAATTGATGGCAAAATAAAGCTGACCATGTATGGTCATAAGCAATTTGAACGGCACAAAACCCATAAGGTGATGCTGACttgaatgaagaaaataaacatGGTCATGATTTGCCAAAGTTGAAATCTGCACGTTTGTTTCTTGTTGACCTTATCTTGATGCaattgccaaaaagaaaaattatgtttGACTAATTGCATTAAAGCAAGTTGGGAAAAGCTAGTCAAAGATTTCACTACCAAAGGAAACACAAGTGTCATTAAACGTTTTTGACTACATTCTTTGACTATGAGTATGTGAAGACTAAGTCAAAGTTGTCTTTGATTAATGGTAGAATGTGGGAACATGAGCAAAGAGCAAAACGTGCAAGTTCATAATTAACTTCAAAGCTGCAATTGTTTGCAGAGTGGCATCAAACTACAGCTGGGTACTTGAAAGAAATGCAGCACTTATAATTGCATGGTGGGCTTCATATAGTTGGAATATATAATTGGAGATTGATTAAACATATTGAGCTAAAGCAATTATGAGCAGAGAGCAAGCATGCGGCAAGCATTTTGAGCTAAAGCAATTATGAACAAGCTGTTGTGGGTCGATGCAATCTTAATTGCAGTCATGAACTTATTTATGTGTTTCAGATTTCTGGGAAATTGAGAACACCataattaattacataaataGTTAGCCCATAATTGGGCGTGAGGAATTGCATTTAATTATGTATGGAGGAGTTAGTGGGTCATGGATGATAAGGTCAGAATTTTATCTTTGATTAATGCAAGTCTGGGAATTTGAACAAAGAGCAAAAACGTATAAAGCCATAATTAGCTCTAAAGAAGGTGGCTTCTAGTAATGAATGACTGCACTATCATCTTCAATTATGAGCTCACAATTCAAAGAGGAGTACATATCGTACCTGCAGTTTGTTAACCACGCGCAGTGAGCAATCAAGGGATACCCAGCATCCAAACAGCTTTAATCAAATGGGATTTGTTCAAAATCAGAAGAAACCCAGCTATAATTTCAACTCTGAAACCATGGGAGAGATGATTACACAAAGCCAAATTCGAGATCTGCATAAGAGACATTCATCAGATTCCACAAAAATCGAAATCTGGGTTTTATGGTTTTCAATGTCAGGTTCAAAGTTCAAAAATCGTACCTCTTGTGTGGTGGTAGTCAATTTTGCCTCCTAATCTCTCCATACCCAGTCCATTTGATGAATGCAAGATGGGATCTGTGGGTTGAAGACCACCCGTAAAGAGAACAAATGGGTATTGTTTGTGTTTCTTTCAAATGGAGAGGATAAGTCTCAAATGTGGTTGTACAAAGTTGAAGAAGGGATCGATAAAATGATTAAACAATTCGAAATGGGTCAACCCGTGAAAAATGGTAGACAGCCAACCCGAAAAATGGATGACCAAGCTTTTGTTATTTGTGTTGGCAGCTTTTCTTTCAAGTTGGCTGCTAACCTTTCGTTTTGGAATTGGCTGCAACTTTTCATTTTGAGCTGGCTACCACTTTTTATTTTGGAATTGGCTGCAACTTTTCATTTTGAGTTGGCTACCACTTTTCATTTTGGAATTGGCTGCCAACTTTTCATTTTGCATTGGCTGC
This region includes:
- the LOC133719974 gene encoding uncharacterized protein LOC133719974, whose protein sequence is MAAKGTGEDNYESRQKSITRRSFAFAEAVSQATEKNASAFMNRITQRVPNEGGVRQLGPSFYGEVPADVEKVLSQHEVDDSSYFSEGKAWGAWSTKPGKWPSETANWLPWVERVEKRFGDVWKQLGIYDAIKLSTITMPCDRSLLAAAMCFWSSQTNSLELQFGALSPTLIDIAAIIGLPPHGQVVDIVLAEGKFDIDLGCELRDRSKGRPAVANFNTWIEVFNNGLMSKSVSGDNSLEEKEESQHETTEVTPVEHAGFLAVWICKFLVCTTSRKVNVEYYKLAEALASKEVQESDQPLALGSFVLAHLYRCLHHCVTEGLNPNWSGPLWIFQLWLHTYFPAFRQPGLALAADHTIGQQLAPLDLLPHSAEECFEMLFKCPEFSAEQYAVCFGRKYPPYLAMDISQPISESDSKWKSACLAWKSAIGMRDLFWGALSGKTLKRGVELYAPSYFSRQLGYFQAIPAPVPESSNRYSSLRAVFSTKDDIEQNNKAFRFNMSFAMKTRVATSKSSSHFREWWMKRVGSRFKDGLVSAKRSAFAGNPWAQEKPKAVKRGKTTSKVAKAIPTISGQESLKNCTRVGKKRKAIPSSATDSAKDGVTRSSTSQSPPSKQSAKQDEQSSESEEELCLPKRNCPDIRKLASIQNAIPSETEESVELTTDKDGQPVGDEPMGEIVSSERVAESEVVTMNIEKETLVLAQTSTQGSTPLSVTSSLSEKLVSANEPECNQGFEAELQAFMRAFSADALTQPECFLAIPQVPTSQATSREEIDGALKVVNRTLSQPLKEFVETDQLPKVKAAMDLLLGAKYFAPSKVALIYEKLEVLTQKISRVAGSYQEIEKRRQQTLACEHMKKAMVPEFGWCMEQKRVVQSLDSKINEVERQLASLKQERQEVVEKLLQRSKQCFQSQEQLKKIEAELKNSEPKCIQLESDLLDTGFTLGALKALLAEQG